GGACCCCACCGCCCCTCACCTGAGAGCTGCACCGCCTGGAAGCGGGGCACGCAGGCCAGGAAGCCGCTGATGCTCTCGCAGCCCTCGGGGAAGGTGACCAGGCGGCTGTCCAGCACACGCAGGCTGGGGTTCACGAACACGCGCAGGGGGAAGGTTTCCATCTGACGGGCCTCACGCATGCGCCGAGCGCATGCGCGGAAGAGCGCCTCGGGGAACTCGACCGCCAGCACCTGCAGCGGGACTCCGAGCTGCGGCGCGCTCAAGCCCACGCAGCGGCGGCGCCGCATCACCTGCACCAGCCGTTGCACCAGCCGCTGCAGCTCGGGTCCCGCCAGCTGCGCCGGCTCTACCGGGGCCGCCACGGCTCTCAGCACCGGGTCCCCGACCTGGCACACGCGCGGGTACGGCGGCTCCGGCGCTCCCTGCACCAGACGCCGCACGTAGCGCCAGTAGGAGCGCCGCCGCGCCGGGCCCTCGAGGCCATCCGGGGGGGACGTGGAGCTGCAGGCCCGGGCGCCGTCGCCCGCTGCCCGCTCTCTCCACTGCAAGGCCGGCCGCACGCAGCCACGCGGCCGCAGCCACCGCAGCAgcagcccagcccccagctgaCCCATGGCGCGTGGAGCAGAGCCGCCAGCCCGGACGCGTCCCTCGCCGGCCCCCGTAGACCAAGCTCTCGCCCCCAGGGACGCCAGGAAGTGCAGTTCCCGCGGGCCTTCCGGGAACGCCGGCGCCGCTCACACATAGCAGCCTGCCTCTGGGTGGCGTCTGTCAGCTTTattatttaattccatttcttATAGTTTAATCAAGCATTTACAAGAATATCCAGGAGATTCTCCCTTTAATTATGCCTTCGCAGCCTCTCCCACGCGCGGCAACGCCCGTTCCCACCGGCGCTCCAGTAAGCCCGCCCCTCTGTCGCCGGGGCCCCGGTACCCGCCGCACCGGCCCGGGCGCAGGGGGCACCTGTCAAGTGCCTGCACTAGGCTCTTCGGCGGCCTGCGGGGGTCCCGCGGATCCCACCTCCTGTTGCCCCCCGTCAGGGAAAGCCGGGGTGACAGGTTCGAGGACTGGCCCCTCGGCGGGGGTTTCTGGAGCTGGAGCTGTGAGCTCAGGGACTAGCACCTCGTCGTCTAGACAGAAGGCCATCTCTCTCTTCGGCAGGATAAAGGCCAGAGGCTCCTGGACGACGCTGACGTTCACACGCCCCAGGTTTCCGTACTTGGAGAGCTGAGTGGGTGGAATGCCTGGCCCAGATGGTAAAGAATACAAGGGGAAAAAGCGTTTAATAATGTGTCAcaggtaaaaaaaacaaaacactaattgGAAGTAACGAACACAGTTACCATATTTCAATACAGTAAAAATCACCTTTGTGATATGGGACAGGCACCTACGCTGTAAAGCCGGACTTTGAAGGTAATGGGAACAACACAGTGCAGGATGGATGGAGACAGAAAGCACCAGGAGAGCCTCAGCAGGGAAGCCATTCCCTGGACAGGCCCAAGGAAAAGCTGGGGGAGCAGAGAGCAGCCACTCTGCTGGTGGGATCACTGGCCCACTACCCTTTGGGAAATTGTGCCTCCCACACCCCCTTCACAGGCACAGAGAGAGGGGGcatagggaagggaaggggaattctaaaaaatatttttaaaacaccatcTGTAAACATTTCATgtcaatggaatcatacattatgtggttcttttgtgactggcttcttccacttagccaGATATAAACATAATGTATGATTCTGTTGATAAGAAATGTCCAGAAAGGGCAAatctactgcaacaaaaagattagtggctgccagggacTAAGGGCAAGATTGGGGAATGACCACAAATGAACACCGGGGATCTTTCTAAAACTAGATGGTAGTAATGGTTGCACACCTGT
Above is a genomic segment from Kogia breviceps isolate mKogBre1 chromosome 18, mKogBre1 haplotype 1, whole genome shotgun sequence containing:
- the LOC131744871 gene encoding peptide deformylase, mitochondrial isoform X2 is translated as MGQLGAGLLLRWLRPRGCVRPALQWRERAAGDGARACSSTSPPDGLEGPARRRSYWRYVRRLVQGAPEPPYPRVCQVGDPVLRAVAAPVEPAQLAGPELQRLVQRLVQVMRRRRCVGLSAPQLGVPLQVLAVEFPEALFRACARRMREARQMETFPLRVFVNPSLRVLDSRLVTFPEGCESISGFLACVPRFQAVQLSGMDPGGEQVVWQASGWAARIIQHEMDHLQGCLFIDKMDSKTFTNIHWMEVND